A single Aulosira sp. FACHB-615 DNA region contains:
- a CDS encoding tetratricopeptide repeat protein: protein MKSHIHHTLILLVAITGITLLSTPSISSDTHQSISSITVKSTKENSLPQLWKVKINGKSGYVDARTTYKVELQSEKYPLKTQISPAEITEFNRIFEFGKFNHQKAIALRKRLQPLADQNDAVACYWLAKTYNLEEFGIRKESDRQSALKWYHRSAELDYAPAAYFLYRAYFSGWMGLQKDENESSKWLHEAKKKSSGKLLSEILMEFVFFSDPSVKFINLRTIPKNAGNYLEYLRQIYILTPSNSWVIHKYGNALYEAKRYTEALAVLINSDNAFIWQKIGQMYEQGLGTPIDIEKALFWYKKVAIEGKTQENGANPISTYGRLEIYRLICLKKITTQQAAPLYSPEKYQSEFAQFSDSKCNYGS, encoded by the coding sequence ATGAAATCTCATATTCACCATACCTTGATTTTGCTAGTAGCGATAACAGGGATAACATTGTTGTCAACTCCATCTATATCTAGTGATACTCATCAATCAATATCTTCTATCACAGTTAAGTCTACAAAAGAGAATTCATTACCCCAGTTATGGAAGGTGAAAATTAACGGAAAATCTGGATATGTTGATGCCAGAACAACTTATAAAGTAGAACTTCAATCAGAAAAATATCCCTTAAAAACTCAAATTTCACCAGCAGAAATTACCGAATTTAATCGGATTTTTGAATTTGGTAAATTTAACCACCAAAAAGCGATCGCTCTCCGCAAACGGCTACAACCTTTAGCCGATCAAAATGATGCAGTTGCTTGTTACTGGCTGGCAAAAACCTACAATTTGGAAGAATTTGGCATTAGGAAAGAGAGCGATCGCCAATCAGCTTTGAAATGGTATCACAGATCAGCAGAGCTTGATTACGCACCTGCCGCATATTTTCTCTACAGAGCCTATTTTTCCGGATGGATGGGTTTACAAAAGGATGAAAATGAATCTAGCAAATGGCTGCATGAAGCCAAGAAAAAATCTTCTGGAAAATTATTGTCCGAAATCCTCATGGAATTTGTTTTTTTTAGCGACCCAAGTGTAAAATTCATCAACTTGAGAACAATTCCAAAAAATGCTGGGAATTATCTCGAATATCTACGCCAAATATATATATTAACTCCTAGTAATAGCTGGGTAATACACAAATATGGTAATGCACTCTACGAAGCTAAACGTTACACAGAAGCCTTAGCGGTTCTCATTAATAGTGATAATGCCTTTATTTGGCAAAAAATTGGTCAGATGTATGAGCAAGGTTTGGGTACTCCAATAGATATAGAAAAGGCTTTGTTTTGGTACAAAAAAGTAGCAATTGAAGGTAAAACTCAAGAAAATGGAGCCAATCCAATTAGTACATATGGTAGATTGGAAATTTATCGCTTAATCTGCTTGAAAAAAATTACAACACAGCAAGCAGCACCGTTATATAGTCCTGAAAAATATCAGAGTGAATTTGCTCAGTTTAGCGATAGTAAATGTAATTATGGCTCTTAA
- a CDS encoding DUF2809 domain-containing protein produces MPKQFFNLKWLRFNRTSFTLFAILFAIVLIIALCFRDDWIRPLLGDVLIVMVIAYFVHAFIAVPLRKVAIGTLIFAYLIEFLQFLNLIDILGWRNSQLAHLTIGSTFDWRDLVAYTVGIAIVFLTANRLKS; encoded by the coding sequence GTGCCTAAACAATTCTTTAATCTCAAGTGGTTGAGATTTAATCGTACCTCTTTCACTCTGTTTGCAATTTTATTTGCAATAGTTTTAATAATTGCCCTCTGCTTCCGAGATGATTGGATTAGACCGTTACTGGGCGACGTTTTAATTGTCATGGTGATTGCTTACTTTGTTCATGCTTTTATTGCAGTTCCATTACGGAAGGTTGCTATTGGAACTCTCATCTTTGCCTACTTGATTGAGTTTCTTCAGTTTCTGAATCTCATTGATATTTTAGGCTGGCGAAACTCCCAACTAGCTCATTTAACAATTGGATCTACTTTCGACTGGCGAGATTTGGTTGCTTATACGGTTGGGATTGCGATCGTTTTCCTCACTGCCAATCGTTTGAAGTCATAA